The stretch of DNA CCGACCGCGATGGCCCAGGCAGCAACCAGAACCAGTGTCGCCAACGCGTAGCTGACGGTGAACTCCAACGGCAAGGCCACAAAGAGGCCGGCTGCTACGAGCCCGAGAACGCCGCGCAGGACCAAGGCGATCCACCGGTCCGCCTTGTGCGCGGCACCCTGTATCCCGGCAATCAGCGAGGCGATGCCGTCGACGCCAGCAAAAGCGGCAAACAGCATCGTGAAGGCAAAGAGTGCGCCCGCGGGGAACAGCAGCGCCGCTATGCCCAGCGCCAGAGTCAGGACACCGCGAACCATCATCCATTTCCAGTTTTGCGCCACCAGCGGGACGCCGCGCC from Sphingomonas bisphenolicum encodes:
- a CDS encoding HdeD family acid-resistance protein is translated as MHDTSLWRGVPLVAQNWKWMMVRGVLTLALGIAALLFPAGALFAFTMLFAAFAGVDGIASLIAGIQGAAHKADRWIALVLRGVLGLVAAGLFVALPLEFTVSYALATLVLVAAWAIAVGLLEIVAAVRLRKEIRGEVLLALSGTITVGLGVAILVLLYLQPIASILSVAWLIGAWALLGGGLLISLAWRLRASREGHKGPGPEAVAA